A window of Microcystis aeruginosa FD4 contains these coding sequences:
- a CDS encoding glycoside hydrolase family 15 protein, with protein sequence MLVVHNEKILDFIKYRYSLGDIQRLSAFLSENHVLRFPHLENGLFPAALVSNETEYTGYANVWLRDNVYLAYSHYIIGQTAIAVKNIQTLMNYFQKFQRRFINIIQGRVNPEKIRERPHIRFEGRTLTEIDQVWQHAQNDALGYFLWFYCRLAREKYIQLSPHCLETIALFPLYFQGISYWQDEDSGHWEETRKIEASSIGVVVAGLRELKRLLIETEINLTVENRRITPAFLADLIEIGEQALYQILPAECLLPVPQARSYDAALLFLIYPLQVVETNIADQILNNVIIHLQGDYGIRRYLGDSFWCRDYRLIPPEIRTTVSTERENWLQEQGRGLNLGEEAQWCIFDPIISAIFALKFQSTGQEKYLNLQTHYFNRSLGQITGNDSPVGEFKCPELYYLEQGKYIPNDATPLLWTQANLQIALELIKKSLSQ encoded by the coding sequence ATGCTGGTTGTTCACAACGAAAAAATTCTCGATTTCATTAAATACCGCTACTCTCTAGGGGATATTCAGAGATTATCCGCGTTTTTGTCGGAAAATCATGTCTTGAGATTTCCCCACCTAGAAAATGGCTTATTTCCAGCAGCATTAGTCAGTAATGAGACAGAATACACGGGATACGCCAATGTTTGGCTGAGAGATAACGTTTATCTGGCTTATTCTCATTATATTATCGGACAGACAGCGATCGCTGTCAAGAATATTCAGACTTTGATGAACTATTTTCAAAAGTTCCAAAGGCGTTTTATTAATATTATCCAAGGTCGGGTTAATCCTGAAAAGATCAGGGAACGTCCTCATATTCGTTTTGAGGGACGTACACTGACGGAAATTGACCAAGTTTGGCAACACGCACAAAATGATGCTCTTGGCTATTTTCTCTGGTTTTATTGTCGTTTAGCACGGGAAAAATATATTCAGCTTTCCCCCCATTGTCTGGAAACAATTGCCCTATTTCCTTTATATTTTCAAGGGATTAGTTATTGGCAGGATGAGGATAGCGGTCACTGGGAAGAAACCCGCAAAATAGAAGCATCTAGCATCGGGGTTGTGGTAGCGGGATTACGGGAATTAAAAAGGTTATTAATCGAGACAGAGATAAATCTCACAGTCGAAAATCGCAGGATTACACCGGCATTTTTAGCGGACTTAATTGAGATAGGAGAACAAGCTTTATACCAGATTTTACCAGCCGAGTGTCTTCTACCAGTACCGCAGGCGAGAAGTTATGATGCAGCCCTACTTTTTTTGATTTATCCCTTACAAGTGGTGGAGACAAATATCGCCGATCAAATTCTTAATAATGTTATCATTCACCTTCAGGGAGATTACGGTATTCGTCGCTATTTAGGTGATTCTTTTTGGTGTCGAGACTATCGCTTAATTCCCCCAGAAATCCGCACCACCGTATCGACGGAAAGGGAAAATTGGTTACAGGAACAAGGGAGAGGATTAAATCTAGGCGAAGAAGCACAATGGTGTATTTTTGATCCGATTATTTCTGCCATTTTTGCCCTTAAATTCCAGAGTACAGGTCAGGAAAAATATCTTAACCTACAAACCCATTACTTCAATCGTTCTCTCGGACAAATTACAGGTAATGATTCCCCCGTTGGTGAGTTTAAATGTCCCGAATTATACTATCTAGAACAGGGAAAGTATATTCCTAATGATGCCACTCCTCTCCTTTGGACACAGGCTAATTTACAAATCGCATTAGAACTAATTAAGAAAAGTTTAAGCCAATAG
- a CDS encoding THUMP domain-containing class I SAM-dependent RNA methyltransferase — translation MTRSYFATTARGLEEIAARELEFLGAKEVKPVFTGVHFQGDISLLYRVNLWSRIIFRVLVPIAEIPCGDGKELYDGIQAIDWRDYLSSEETLAVQCTGTNDRLNHTHYTALSIKNAIIDQQRQQGNPRSFVDTENPDLQINAHIEKNRCVLSLDSSGHSLHRRGYHRAMGVAPLKESLAAALVELSAWQDDMALLDPFCGSGTIVIEATLKALNIAPGLSRSQFGFQKWPDYQPDLWQSLLQEAKEKQKFQLNAPIYASDADYEVLHQAEDNAYFCQVQDYINFSLQSITDLEPTSDRGIILCNPPYGKRLGNTEELGALYKSFGDVLKQRFKGWTAYILSGNKELTKQIGLRSSRRTPLYNGSLPCTLLKYELY, via the coding sequence ATGACTCGATCCTATTTTGCTACTACCGCTAGGGGACTAGAAGAAATTGCCGCTAGGGAATTAGAATTCCTGGGGGCCAAAGAAGTGAAACCAGTATTCACGGGAGTCCATTTTCAGGGGGATATCTCCCTACTCTATCGAGTCAATCTTTGGTCAAGAATTATTTTTCGGGTTTTGGTTCCCATTGCCGAAATTCCCTGTGGGGATGGGAAGGAACTGTATGATGGCATTCAAGCCATTGATTGGCGCGATTATCTCAGCAGTGAGGAAACTTTAGCGGTACAATGTACGGGAACGAATGATCGCCTCAATCACACCCATTACACCGCTTTAAGCATCAAAAACGCTATTATCGACCAACAGCGTCAACAGGGCAATCCCCGTTCCTTTGTGGATACAGAAAACCCCGACCTGCAAATTAACGCTCATATCGAGAAAAATCGCTGTGTGCTTAGTTTAGATAGTTCTGGCCACAGTTTGCATCGTCGCGGGTATCATCGGGCCATGGGAGTCGCACCTCTGAAAGAAAGTCTCGCCGCTGCTTTGGTAGAATTATCGGCATGGCAGGATGATATGGCACTTTTAGACCCTTTCTGTGGTTCGGGAACCATTGTCATCGAAGCGACCTTAAAAGCTTTAAATATTGCCCCCGGTTTATCCCGTTCCCAGTTCGGATTTCAGAAATGGCCAGACTATCAACCGGATTTATGGCAATCTTTGCTTCAGGAAGCTAAAGAAAAACAAAAATTTCAGCTAAATGCGCCAATTTATGCTAGTGATGCCGATTATGAGGTTTTGCATCAGGCCGAGGATAATGCCTATTTTTGTCAAGTGCAGGACTATATTAATTTTAGCTTGCAAAGCATCACCGACTTAGAACCGACGAGCGATCGAGGGATTATTCTCTGTAATCCCCCTTACGGCAAAAGATTGGGCAATACCGAAGAATTAGGGGCCTTATATAAATCCTTCGGTGATGTCTTAAAACAGAGGTTTAAGGGTTGGACAGCCTATATTTTATCGGGAAACAAAGAACTGACTAAACAAATCGGTCTGCGTTCTTCCCGTCGCACTCCCTTGTATAACGGTTCTTTGCCCTGTACCCTCTTAAAATACGAATTGTATTAA
- the mdh gene encoding malate dehydrogenase, protein MVDFYDTPLPCQSPRVSVIGAGNVGRTLAQRIAEKNLADVVLLDIVNGLPQGIALDLMEAQGIELHDSEIIGTNNYEDTAGSDIVVITAGLARKPGMSRDDLMNVNAKIVVESATKCLKYSTGAIFIVITNPLDVMTYLVWQATGLPPQRVMGMAGVLDSSRLQTFIAMELGVSTADVHAMVLGGHGDLMLPLPRYCTVSGVPITELMDEMTINRLVERTRNGGAEIVKLLQTGGAYYAPASSACIMVETILRNQSRLLPAAAYLKGEYGLQDVYLGVPCRLGCRGVESILEVRLTDAERLDLHTSAASVRQNVHLALDSLKVLM, encoded by the coding sequence ATGGTTGACTTCTACGATACACCCCTCCCCTGTCAATCGCCCCGAGTCTCGGTTATTGGTGCCGGTAACGTCGGACGCACCCTGGCCCAACGCATCGCCGAAAAAAACCTCGCCGATGTGGTTCTCCTCGATATAGTCAATGGTTTACCCCAGGGTATTGCCCTAGATTTGATGGAAGCCCAGGGCATAGAACTGCACGACAGCGAGATTATCGGCACTAATAACTATGAAGACACGGCAGGCTCGGATATTGTCGTGATTACGGCTGGATTAGCCAGAAAACCGGGCATGAGTCGCGATGATCTCATGAATGTCAATGCTAAAATCGTCGTCGAGTCCGCCACTAAATGCCTCAAGTATTCGACCGGAGCCATTTTTATCGTCATCACCAATCCCCTTGATGTGATGACCTATCTAGTCTGGCAAGCGACGGGTTTACCCCCCCAAAGAGTGATGGGAATGGCGGGAGTCCTCGATTCTTCCCGTTTACAAACCTTTATCGCCATGGAATTGGGGGTTAGTACCGCCGACGTTCATGCTATGGTCTTGGGTGGTCACGGTGATTTAATGTTGCCCCTACCCCGTTACTGTACCGTCAGTGGTGTGCCGATTACCGAATTAATGGACGAGATGACGATTAATCGTCTAGTGGAGAGAACTCGCAACGGTGGGGCTGAAATCGTCAAATTACTGCAAACTGGCGGCGCTTATTACGCCCCCGCTTCCTCTGCCTGTATAATGGTCGAGACGATATTGAGAAATCAATCCCGTTTACTGCCGGCGGCAGCCTATCTTAAGGGTGAATACGGCCTACAGGATGTCTATCTGGGGGTTCCCTGTCGCTTAGGATGTCGGGGGGTGGAAAGTATTCTGGAAGTGCGTTTGACCGATGCTGAACGTCTGGATCTACACACTTCTGCTGCCTCAGTTCGTCAAAATGTTCATTTAGCTCTTGACAGTCTCAAGGTTTTGATGTAG
- a CDS encoding NAD(P)H-quinone oxidoreductase subunit O gives MAATIKKGALVRVVTGNLENSLEALASDRRLPSYMFNSTAEVLDIKDDYALIKFYVPTPSVWLKLEQLEPA, from the coding sequence ATGGCAGCTACAATTAAGAAAGGAGCTTTAGTCCGCGTGGTGACGGGAAACCTAGAAAATAGCCTCGAAGCCCTAGCCAGCGATCGCCGTTTACCCAGTTATATGTTCAACTCGACAGCAGAAGTCTTGGATATAAAAGATGATTATGCTTTGATTAAATTCTATGTTCCTACCCCCAGTGTGTGGCTAAAGCTCGAACAACTGGAACCCGCCTGA
- a CDS encoding glycoside hydrolase family 10 protein: MLGSSFHLDHLFNKPLITCLLSCVGVLLPIPVLATPVAVLKSQENANQWTAITERLQNVGVNYCILQSNQWQSDKDLNKISVLIIPNVETISGLQAGVLSRWLNRGGKIIVTGPAGNLSEPAVRNQLRSLFGAYWAYPHSQAYTLRPTNLGELKNQKPLASSLLGGVVIPTGVNSQTVAVWGARNNPPAVVLNNNSIFLGWRWGSDAVANLALDSAWLETALQRYGINRSSSPSTIAPYCQGNSTIVNNINNTPTAISRSERVAIAPRRPLPQISENPPSETARLSPNTEAIPPRASLTPQQISQMTAELQGLIGRYGATLLASEASNSNISNTDKSLAQAFHNRGKNSPTSDTARRFRLVLENAQGTLNNFRNLIAQGSYTQAREFWLQARRSLWDNYPTNRQFAQPEIRAMWLDRGTIVEAKNEDDLARVFDRMAAAGINVVFFETVNASYTIYPSQVAPEQNPLTRGWDPLKVAVKLAHERNMEIHAWVWVFAAANQAHNKVLEQPLDYLGPVLSRNPDWGATNKSGGSFDYSQGTKKAFFDPANPDLQNYLLSLYEEIVRNYDVDGLQLDYIRYPFQSQDSNQTYGYGKSSRWLFKQMTGVDPITLNPRGALWEQWTSFKIRQVDTFVSQVSTRLKQIRPHLKMSAAVFPLEQKERLYRIQQNWEEWGQNQWIDLIFLMTYALDTGTLEEKTQSLFDRQIAGNALIIPGIRLLKVPDQVTIDQLQFIRNLPTSGFALFATENLNPNLQTILNRIQGSIITKKAEPLPHRQPFKTAAARFNSLRQEWSFLITNNLLAMEEGTLKTWGQEVDEMANLLEQLANNPSPRNLTLTQNALKRFSYQFKSVISRQKDLSAYQIQVWENRLATLQSLLSYGQRVEF, from the coding sequence GTGCTGGGATCGTCCTTCCATCTTGATCATCTTTTTAACAAGCCTCTAATTACCTGCCTCTTGTCCTGTGTGGGTGTCTTGCTGCCGATCCCAGTTTTAGCGACACCGGTGGCAGTGTTAAAAAGTCAAGAAAATGCCAATCAATGGACAGCTATCACTGAGCGTTTGCAAAATGTCGGGGTTAATTACTGCATTCTCCAGAGTAATCAGTGGCAAAGCGACAAGGATTTAAATAAAATTAGCGTTCTCATCATCCCCAACGTCGAGACTATTTCCGGTTTACAAGCTGGTGTCTTGAGTCGTTGGCTGAATCGCGGTGGTAAAATTATTGTCACCGGTCCGGCGGGGAATCTTTCAGAACCTGCTGTGCGTAATCAACTGCGATCGCTATTTGGGGCTTACTGGGCCTATCCCCACTCCCAAGCTTACACCCTGCGGCCGACTAATTTGGGTGAACTGAAAAACCAAAAACCTTTAGCCAGCAGTCTCCTCGGTGGTGTGGTTATCCCCACGGGAGTTAATAGCCAAACCGTCGCCGTCTGGGGGGCGCGCAACAATCCCCCCGCCGTTGTCCTCAATAATAACTCGATCTTTCTCGGTTGGCGCTGGGGCAGCGATGCCGTCGCTAATCTCGCCCTCGATAGTGCTTGGCTAGAAACCGCCCTGCAACGCTACGGCATTAATCGCAGTTCTTCTCCTAGCACAATTGCGCCCTATTGTCAAGGAAACTCAACAATAGTTAATAATATTAATAATACCCCAACAGCGATCTCGCGTAGCGAGCGCGTTGCGATCGCACCCCGTCGCCCTCTCCCGCAGATTTCAGAAAATCCCCCCAGTGAAACGGCGAGATTAAGTCCGAATACCGAGGCAATTCCCCCCAGAGCAAGTCTAACTCCTCAACAAATTAGCCAGATGACGGCGGAATTGCAGGGATTAATCGGGCGTTATGGGGCGACTCTCTTAGCTTCAGAGGCAAGTAATAGTAATATATCCAATACTGATAAATCCTTAGCACAAGCATTTCATAATCGTGGGAAAAATTCCCCCACCTCAGATACAGCTAGACGATTCCGTTTAGTCCTAGAAAATGCCCAAGGAACCTTAAATAATTTTCGGAATTTAATTGCCCAGGGTTCCTATACCCAAGCGCGGGAATTTTGGTTACAAGCGCGGCGAAGTCTTTGGGATAATTATCCCACTAATCGACAATTTGCCCAGCCAGAAATACGGGCAATGTGGTTAGATAGAGGCACGATCGTAGAAGCTAAAAACGAGGACGATTTAGCCAGAGTATTTGATCGCATGGCGGCAGCGGGTATTAATGTGGTCTTTTTCGAGACAGTTAATGCTAGTTATACTATTTATCCCAGTCAAGTTGCCCCCGAACAAAACCCTTTAACCAGAGGTTGGGATCCCCTAAAAGTTGCCGTTAAATTAGCCCATGAACGCAATATGGAAATCCACGCCTGGGTGTGGGTTTTTGCGGCGGCTAATCAAGCTCATAATAAAGTATTAGAGCAACCATTAGATTATCTCGGTCCAGTTTTATCCCGTAATCCCGATTGGGGGGCAACTAATAAAAGTGGTGGTTCTTTTGATTACAGTCAAGGCACGAAAAAAGCCTTTTTTGATCCTGCTAATCCCGACCTACAGAACTATCTTTTATCTCTTTACGAGGAGATTGTCAGGAATTATGATGTGGATGGCTTGCAGTTAGATTATATTCGCTATCCTTTCCAGAGTCAAGATTCTAATCAAACCTATGGTTATGGTAAATCCAGCCGTTGGTTATTTAAACAAATGACGGGAGTTGATCCAATTACTTTAAATCCCCGGGGTGCTTTATGGGAACAATGGACTAGCTTTAAAATCCGTCAGGTTGATACTTTTGTCTCGCAGGTTTCTACTCGCTTAAAACAGATTCGCCCCCACTTAAAAATGTCGGCGGCGGTGTTTCCCCTAGAACAAAAAGAACGGTTATATCGTATTCAACAAAACTGGGAGGAGTGGGGACAAAATCAATGGATAGATCTGATATTTTTAATGACTTATGCTCTCGATACAGGGACTTTAGAAGAGAAAACCCAGTCTTTATTTGATCGCCAAATTGCAGGAAATGCTCTGATTATACCCGGTATCCGTCTGTTAAAAGTACCCGATCAAGTCACCATCGATCAACTACAATTTATTCGCAATCTTCCCACTTCGGGATTCGCTCTTTTTGCCACAGAAAATCTCAATCCCAACCTGCAAACAATTCTTAATCGCATTCAGGGATCGATAATTACGAAAAAAGCCGAACCTTTACCCCACCGGCAACCCTTCAAAACGGCAGCAGCGCGGTTTAATTCCTTGCGTCAAGAGTGGAGTTTTTTAATCACGAATAATTTATTAGCAATGGAGGAGGGAACCTTAAAAACTTGGGGGCAAGAAGTGGACGAAATGGCTAATCTATTAGAACAATTAGCTAATAATCCCAGCCCTCGTAATTTGACTTTAACTCAAAATGCTTTAAAGCGATTTAGCTATCAATTTAAATCTGTGATATCCAGACAAAAAGATTTATCTGCCTATCAAATACAGGTCTGGGAAAATCGCCTCGCCACCCTACAAAGTCTGTTAAGTTATGGTCAAAGGGTTGAGTTTTAA
- the murD gene encoding UDP-N-acetylmuramoyl-L-alanine--D-glutamate ligase, which yields MAKAAIIGLGRSGIAAARCLKRDGWQVTLSDRSDSPSLQAIKTNLEREGIIVNLGQNLSLEASDLPNLIVVSPGVPWDAPILITAREKGIDTIGELELAWRYLQSSPWLGITGTNGKTTTTALCAAIFQKAGLNAPSCGNIGYAACELALKADKYDWIIAEISSYQIESSRDLSPKIGIWTTFTPDHLSRHQTLENYYQIKASLLQRSDRQILNGDDPYLRQIGVSQWQQAYWTSVQGKEALLGDPSRGVYLQDNWIVAFGELIAPVNLLKMVGSHNQQNLLMAVAAARLAGIEKKAITEAIATFPGVVHRLEYICTYKGLDFINDSKATNYDAAAVGLQSVPSPAILIAGGEAKAGDDRAWIAEIKAKVATVLLIGDAAADFAHRLQSAGYQDYECVETMDRAVQRAAELGPAKEAKVVLLSPACASFDQYQSFEHRGDHFRQLCLQL from the coding sequence ATGGCGAAAGCGGCGATTATTGGATTGGGAAGATCGGGAATAGCAGCGGCAAGATGCTTAAAACGGGATGGTTGGCAGGTGACATTAAGCGATCGCTCTGATTCTCCCAGTTTACAAGCAATCAAAACCAATCTGGAAAGGGAAGGAATTATTGTCAATCTTGGTCAAAATCTCAGTCTAGAGGCTTCGGACTTGCCTAATCTGATCGTGGTTAGCCCTGGCGTGCCTTGGGATGCCCCGATTTTAATTACTGCCAGAGAAAAAGGCATCGATACGATCGGAGAATTAGAATTAGCTTGGCGTTATCTGCAATCTTCCCCTTGGTTGGGTATTACGGGAACTAACGGTAAAACCACCACCACCGCCCTCTGTGCCGCTATTTTTCAAAAAGCGGGGTTAAATGCTCCTTCCTGCGGTAATATCGGCTATGCTGCCTGTGAATTGGCTTTAAAAGCCGATAAATACGATTGGATTATTGCGGAGATTAGTAGTTATCAGATCGAGTCTAGTCGGGATTTATCGCCCAAAATCGGCATCTGGACAACTTTTACCCCCGATCACCTCAGTCGTCATCAAACCCTGGAAAATTATTATCAGATTAAAGCCTCTTTACTGCAAAGAAGCGATCGCCAAATCCTCAACGGTGATGATCCCTATCTGCGTCAAATTGGTGTTAGTCAATGGCAACAAGCTTATTGGACTTCTGTGCAGGGGAAAGAGGCGCTTTTGGGCGATCCTAGTCGTGGTGTTTATCTGCAAGATAACTGGATCGTGGCTTTTGGGGAATTAATTGCCCCGGTTAATCTCCTGAAAATGGTGGGTAGTCACAATCAGCAGAATTTGCTTATGGCTGTGGCCGCCGCTAGATTGGCAGGAATCGAGAAAAAAGCCATTACCGAAGCGATCGCCACTTTCCCTGGGGTTGTCCATCGCCTAGAGTATATTTGTACCTATAAAGGCCTAGACTTTATTAATGATAGTAAAGCAACTAACTACGATGCCGCTGCAGTGGGCTTACAATCCGTCCCCAGTCCGGCGATTTTAATCGCGGGGGGAGAAGCGAAAGCAGGGGATGATCGGGCTTGGATCGCTGAAATTAAGGCAAAAGTCGCCACTGTGCTGCTTATTGGTGACGCTGCCGCCGATTTTGCCCATCGTTTACAGTCAGCAGGTTATCAAGATTATGAATGTGTAGAGACGATGGACAGGGCAGTTCAACGCGCGGCTGAACTAGGACCGGCAAAAGAGGCTAAAGTGGTGTTATTATCGCCCGCTTGCGCCAGTTTTGACCAATACCAAAGTTTTGAACATCGCGGCGATCACTTTCGGCAATTGTGTTTACAGTTGTAG